The proteins below come from a single Carnobacterium divergens DSM 20623 genomic window:
- a CDS encoding WxL domain-containing protein: MKLKRMVGLIAIGMILTPEMAVIAAPVTDSKVRFSEGEVTGDIVRPDDADGELIVPQPEGEKPTGSLAITYAPSFDFGEKKISTKKETYFAKSMLFYDKKDIEKKNPKYMPSILAVEDARGSKAGWTVSVSASPFVGNTPETNQKILKNATITFEMGKQVYNTAESDSGLLVIDGLYDTHEADGDIVIGTTGTGANPAPSKDIITALEGHGAAGTRMVFNQFYSGTLSSDTPVVWTKDTLNTNVILTVPPSAGAEKNVQYTSDLTWELTAAPK; encoded by the coding sequence ATGAAGTTAAAAAGAATGGTAGGATTAATCGCAATTGGTATGATATTAACTCCTGAAATGGCTGTCATAGCAGCACCAGTAACAGATAGTAAAGTACGTTTTTCAGAAGGTGAAGTTACGGGAGATATCGTTCGACCAGATGATGCAGATGGTGAGTTAATTGTCCCTCAACCAGAAGGAGAAAAACCAACGGGTTCACTTGCGATTACTTATGCACCATCTTTTGATTTTGGGGAAAAAAAAATCTCAACAAAAAAAGAAACTTATTTTGCAAAAAGTATGTTGTTTTACGATAAAAAAGATATTGAGAAAAAAAATCCAAAATATATGCCTAGCATTTTAGCAGTGGAAGATGCTCGTGGTTCAAAAGCAGGATGGACAGTAAGTGTATCAGCTAGTCCATTTGTAGGAAATACCCCTGAAACGAATCAAAAGATTTTAAAAAATGCAACGATTACTTTTGAAATGGGCAAGCAGGTTTATAATACTGCTGAATCAGATTCAGGTCTACTAGTAATTGATGGACTCTATGATACTCATGAAGCAGATGGAGATATTGTGATTGGGACTACGGGAACGGGAGCAAATCCAGCACCATCTAAAGATATTATCACAGCACTCGAAGGTCATGGAGCAGCAGGAACCAGAATGGTTTTTAATCAGTTTTATAGTGGAACGTTAAGTAGTGACACGCCAGTAGTATGGACGAAAGATACGTTAAATACCAATGTCATCTTAACGGTTCCTCCATCTGCAGGGGCAGAAAAAAATGTTCAGTACACATCTGACTTAACATGGGAGTTAACAGCAGCACCAAAATAA
- a CDS encoding DUF916 domain-containing protein, producing the protein MNKSIKNWIQILVILLALCSVPLIGDAQEQGLGFSIRPIHPENQLDKNQTYFDLKMEFLITAGI; encoded by the coding sequence GTGAACAAAAGCATTAAAAATTGGATTCAGATACTCGTGATTTTACTTGCTTTATGTAGCGTTCCATTAATAGGAGACGCACAAGAACAAGGATTAGGGTTCTCAATTCGGCCCATCCATCCAGAAAATCAACTAGATAAAAATCAAACCTATTTTGATTTGAAAATGGAATTCTTGATTACAGCTGGAATTTAG
- a CDS encoding WxL domain-containing protein translates to MKKTMLSLIGTLLFSTVFLGTSALAVEEVGQPAKSNGYVNFDYDDEDATLGTLRINKVSKINFGTTPTKGDTVTINSVYSAEDEKNGKYLPLNVQTIDNRGNGAGWQLQVQQTRQFTQLDEANVPLTDANKLNGSLLEGAELALTATQAADLSIEQEANRVAPSIFKKVTLSTAEDAGFVTVTSAKENEGIGSWNTLFGEISDATATENNAVTLKIPGEIKKNKDVSYEAELTWTIVATPEI, encoded by the coding sequence ATGAAAAAAACAATGTTAAGTTTAATCGGAACGCTACTTTTCTCAACCGTTTTTTTAGGAACTTCTGCATTGGCAGTAGAAGAAGTTGGCCAACCAGCTAAGTCTAATGGATATGTGAATTTTGATTACGATGATGAAGATGCAACTTTAGGAACATTACGAATTAATAAGGTTTCTAAAATTAACTTCGGAACAACTCCAACCAAAGGAGATACAGTAACAATTAATTCAGTTTATTCAGCAGAAGATGAAAAGAATGGAAAATACTTGCCATTAAATGTTCAAACGATTGATAACCGTGGAAATGGAGCGGGCTGGCAGTTACAAGTTCAACAAACACGTCAATTCACTCAATTAGATGAAGCGAATGTCCCTCTTACAGATGCCAATAAACTGAATGGTAGCTTATTAGAAGGAGCAGAATTAGCACTGACAGCAACGCAAGCAGCTGATTTATCAATCGAGCAAGAAGCTAACAGAGTAGCTCCATCAATCTTTAAGAAGGTAACATTATCAACAGCAGAAGATGCTGGTTTTGTGACAGTTACTTCTGCAAAAGAAAATGAAGGCATTGGAAGTTGGAATACGCTTTTTGGAGAAATATCAGATGCAACTGCAACTGAGAACAACGCAGTTACCTTGAAAATTCCAGGGGAAATTAAAAAAAATAAAGATGTCAGCTATGAAGCTGAATTAACATGGACAATTGTAGCAACACCAGAAATTTAA
- a CDS encoding DUF3324 domain-containing protein: MLDYSWNLEKAKAAAKSYNKHASEKKIDVNQIRYDSSLKMPLPSLIMSEKEIKIPAQSELPYKMQVTMPEKQFQGIVLGGVRFTEQETTKKETTSDKGVQIKNKFAYSLGIQLRETDDVVIPEIKMDQTKIKAASINGHTGVTINLQNPTMTLMRDIEIETTIYRKGSQKSLINLTKKGLKMAPNSNFDYGIDWKNQPLRAGNYTIKASIKNHGIDGEPKELTKKWEFEKEFTITRKEAKEINRQAIDLTENPISWWLYVVIGLLGILIVLMAIIIAKIQIDKKKKIKKRQELKRKKRKKAASANSKMTSNIKRKE; the protein is encoded by the coding sequence ATTCTTGATTACAGCTGGAATTTAGAAAAAGCAAAAGCAGCAGCAAAGAGCTACAATAAACACGCATCAGAAAAAAAAATAGATGTAAACCAAATTCGATACGATTCTTCCTTAAAAATGCCTTTACCAAGTTTGATTATGAGTGAAAAAGAAATTAAGATTCCAGCACAATCAGAGCTGCCTTATAAAATGCAGGTGACAATGCCAGAGAAGCAATTTCAAGGCATTGTTTTAGGTGGCGTTCGTTTTACAGAACAAGAAACAACAAAAAAAGAAACCACTTCAGATAAAGGTGTGCAAATTAAAAATAAATTTGCTTATTCTCTTGGTATTCAATTACGTGAAACCGATGATGTAGTGATTCCAGAGATTAAAATGGATCAAACAAAAATTAAAGCTGCTTCTATTAATGGACATACGGGAGTGACGATCAATTTACAAAATCCTACTATGACATTGATGCGAGATATTGAAATAGAAACAACGATTTATCGAAAAGGAAGCCAGAAAAGTTTAATTAACTTAACTAAAAAAGGCCTTAAAATGGCCCCTAATTCTAATTTTGATTACGGCATTGATTGGAAAAACCAACCATTGCGGGCAGGAAATTATACAATCAAGGCATCCATAAAAAATCATGGGATTGATGGGGAACCCAAAGAATTGACCAAAAAGTGGGAATTCGAAAAAGAGTTTACAATTACTAGAAAAGAAGCAAAAGAAATCAATCGTCAAGCGATAGATCTAACTGAAAATCCAATCAGTTGGTGGCTATATGTCGTAATAGGTTTGTTAGGAATACTGATTGTATTGATGGCGATAATCATTGCTAAAATTCAAATAGATAAGAAAAAAAAGATTAAAAAAAGGCAGGAACTGAAACGAAAAAAACGAAAAAAAGCAGCATCTGCTAATTCAAAAATGACATCAAACATTAAGAGAAAGGAGTGA
- a CDS encoding WxL domain-containing protein — protein MKLTKLAVVGLMATTVLGSTVPALAASEVGAPATSKGAVNFQEGGGETTPTDPGDNGSGEDGGTVVKPDPANPGGAGFLRIDQAPNLDFGTMSIAGKTVINPVKDVKVNFKNDSTGDFTDVKYYPTYVQITDERSGDYKGWTLTAKSTEFKAFTQTGEAAPEGTEGLVGAQLLFSTAFVQTNSGVEDALKPVSKAVTVEAIDGDAGHPILAASAGKGGGQWSAFFTKDGTEVPKPTDTQGTNEGIQLSVPASAKKNKDYNYVADLTWTIAATPDA, from the coding sequence ATGAAATTAACAAAATTAGCAGTAGTAGGATTAATGGCAACAACAGTATTAGGCTCAACAGTTCCAGCATTGGCAGCAAGTGAAGTAGGAGCACCAGCAACTTCAAAAGGAGCAGTAAACTTCCAAGAAGGTGGCGGTGAAACAACTCCAACAGATCCAGGTGATAATGGTAGTGGCGAAGACGGCGGAACAGTGGTAAAACCAGATCCAGCAAATCCAGGTGGAGCAGGATTTTTACGTATTGACCAAGCGCCAAATTTAGACTTTGGAACAATGTCAATTGCAGGTAAAACTGTTATCAACCCAGTTAAAGACGTAAAAGTAAACTTTAAAAATGACTCAACAGGTGATTTTACGGATGTGAAATATTATCCAACTTATGTACAAATTACAGATGAGCGTAGTGGAGATTATAAAGGCTGGACGTTAACAGCTAAATCAACTGAATTTAAAGCTTTCACACAAACAGGTGAAGCAGCACCAGAGGGAACGGAAGGTTTAGTAGGAGCACAATTACTTTTCAGTACAGCATTTGTTCAAACAAACTCAGGTGTTGAAGATGCATTGAAACCAGTTTCTAAAGCTGTAACAGTTGAAGCAATAGATGGCGACGCTGGACACCCAATTCTAGCTGCAAGTGCTGGTAAAGGTGGCGGTCAATGGTCAGCATTCTTCACAAAAGACGGCACGGAAGTTCCAAAACCAACAGATACACAAGGAACTAATGAAGGCATTCAATTATCTGTTCCAGCATCAGCTAAAAAGAACAAAGATTACAACTATGTTGCTGACTTAACTTGGACAATTGCAGCAACTCCAGACGCTTAA
- a CDS encoding DUF916 and DUF3324 domain-containing protein has protein sequence MKNKISIVMIALAIISSSFSIQPKRAVADGESGSSQSEPTSISISANLPDNQINKDQSYFDLLMKPGQEQELEVVLRNSTDKDLTMIASANSAVTNDNGVVDYSFSKPKTDSTLKVPLSQIAVIEKETVVPAKSDKIVKVHVKMPNEPIEGVVAGGIYLQQKEDPNQKNSGDGGVQIKNKYVYVMGIQLREKEDISELVADMKLDKTKIKPKQVNYRNVLGINLQNTEPVYIRNLTVDAKIYKKGSQEVLHESKQESLKMAPNSNFNYGVSWENQEFKAGKYRAKVTAHSEDYNKDWSWDEEFTITKKEAEVLNKEAVELEVTPTPWWVYVLIGLGIAFLLLLILYLIKRYIDKKKEAKRREEARARKRRRAQQQKAAASSKKRKSKKVDE, from the coding sequence GTGAAAAATAAAATATCAATTGTAATGATCGCTTTAGCGATAATCAGTTCAAGTTTTAGCATACAACCTAAACGGGCAGTTGCCGATGGGGAATCGGGTTCAAGTCAATCCGAACCTACGAGTATTTCTATCTCAGCCAATTTACCAGATAACCAAATCAATAAAGATCAATCGTATTTTGATTTACTAATGAAGCCAGGTCAAGAACAAGAATTAGAAGTCGTATTACGAAATTCGACGGATAAAGATTTGACAATGATTGCCTCAGCCAATTCTGCTGTTACAAATGACAATGGAGTGGTTGATTATAGCTTTAGTAAACCAAAAACCGACTCAACTTTAAAAGTACCACTATCACAAATTGCTGTTATTGAAAAGGAAACTGTTGTACCAGCTAAATCAGATAAAATTGTCAAAGTTCATGTGAAAATGCCAAATGAACCCATCGAAGGAGTCGTTGCTGGCGGAATTTACTTACAGCAAAAAGAAGACCCTAATCAGAAAAATTCAGGTGATGGTGGCGTTCAAATAAAAAACAAATACGTTTATGTAATGGGGATTCAGTTAAGAGAAAAAGAAGACATTAGCGAATTAGTAGCGGACATGAAATTAGACAAAACAAAAATTAAACCTAAGCAAGTCAACTACCGTAATGTACTAGGAATTAATCTTCAAAATACTGAGCCTGTTTATATTCGTAATTTAACAGTTGATGCAAAAATTTATAAAAAAGGCAGTCAAGAAGTTTTACATGAATCAAAGCAAGAAAGCTTAAAGATGGCGCCAAATTCAAACTTCAATTATGGAGTGAGTTGGGAAAATCAAGAATTTAAAGCAGGAAAATACCGTGCAAAAGTAACTGCCCATTCAGAAGATTACAATAAAGACTGGTCTTGGGATGAAGAGTTTACGATTACTAAAAAAGAAGCAGAGGTCTTAAATAAAGAAGCTGTTGAATTAGAAGTAACTCCAACTCCTTGGTGGGTATATGTCTTAATTGGTTTAGGAATCGCATTCCTATTACTCTTGATTTTATACTTGATTAAACGTTATATCGATAAGAAAAAAGAAGCAAAACGAAGAGAAGAAGCACGAGCACGCAAAAGAAGACGCGCGCAACAACAAAAAGCAGCAGCATCTAGTAAAAAAAGAAAATCTAAAAAAGTAGATGAGTAA
- a CDS encoding WxL domain-containing protein: MKLTKISLMGLVVSSSFALAVPAFAESTLKPNEAATEQSQADIFFKQKPVDPENPNNSGPLMIKRISAIDFGEQLISGNDTTYYANYRDLDKEYDVDGNVIGENMPAYVQVEDNRGTNKGWQLFIKNDGFKTNDAAQTELKAADLTFNVTSVQGATVSNNQPSTLPDQFLKENGVTLTNEYQSLVTATDGKGMGTVDVLMGEKNTNGTVTNKAISLFVPGSSTKAKDAKYTTSITWLLMNDPITATTK; this comes from the coding sequence GTTTCATCCAGTTTTGCGCTAGCGGTTCCTGCATTTGCAGAATCAACACTTAAACCTAATGAAGCTGCAACAGAACAATCACAAGCAGATATCTTCTTTAAACAAAAACCAGTTGATCCAGAAAACCCAAATAACAGTGGACCACTTATGATTAAACGAATTTCTGCCATTGATTTTGGTGAACAACTAATCTCCGGGAATGACACCACATATTATGCAAATTATCGTGATTTAGATAAAGAATATGATGTTGATGGAAATGTTATTGGAGAAAATATGCCTGCTTATGTGCAAGTAGAAGATAATCGTGGAACCAATAAAGGTTGGCAACTTTTCATTAAAAATGATGGATTTAAAACAAATGACGCTGCTCAAACTGAGTTGAAAGCAGCTGATTTAACATTCAATGTTACTTCTGTTCAAGGGGCAACTGTTTCAAATAATCAACCAAGTACATTACCCGATCAATTTCTTAAAGAAAATGGCGTGACGTTAACAAATGAGTATCAATCATTAGTAACGGCAACAGATGGTAAAGGAATGGGAACTGTTGATGTATTGATGGGTGAAAAAAATACAAATGGAACAGTGACAAACAAAGCTATTTCATTATTTGTACCAGGTTCATCAACTAAAGCAAAAGATGCCAAATATACAACATCTATCACATGGTTATTAATGAACGATCCAATAACAGCAACAACAAAATAA
- a CDS encoding WxL domain-containing protein, which yields MKLTKLAVVGITTATLLSVAAPALATDTTVGTPAAPKASVKYIPSEGDNNVTIPDTKPPLVVVPDPETNEPGGKGQVMIVSTPKFNFGNQELTTKTKDYSAKVTKFEKVAPEKGTVLKAPLVQISDTSGRSNADAKWALNVSMSNFIGADKAELTGATIKIGGGKVYNSVVAADSATDGSGLVTLPSVDGLNWKKEVILSSTAQELLSAKNGTGNALTSYVMDSAYTGDKVYAETDTFDNVQLNVPGSTVKAVQTYEATVTWALSLTPEA from the coding sequence ATGAAATTAACTAAATTAGCAGTAGTAGGAATCACAACCGCAACATTATTAAGCGTAGCAGCACCAGCATTAGCAACAGATACAACTGTAGGAACACCTGCTGCACCAAAAGCAAGTGTAAAATATATTCCAAGTGAAGGAGATAATAACGTAACGATTCCAGATACAAAACCACCTTTAGTAGTAGTACCGGATCCAGAAACAAATGAACCTGGTGGAAAAGGACAAGTGATGATCGTAAGCACACCTAAATTTAATTTTGGAAATCAAGAATTAACAACTAAAACAAAAGACTATTCTGCAAAAGTGACGAAATTTGAAAAAGTTGCACCAGAAAAAGGAACGGTTTTAAAGGCACCACTAGTTCAAATTTCAGATACATCAGGTCGTTCAAATGCAGATGCCAAATGGGCATTAAATGTATCAATGTCTAATTTTATCGGAGCAGACAAAGCAGAATTGACGGGGGCAACAATCAAAATTGGTGGGGGAAAAGTTTATAACAGCGTAGTCGCAGCAGATTCTGCAACAGATGGTTCTGGACTTGTAACTTTACCGAGTGTTGATGGTTTAAATTGGAAAAAAGAAGTTATCTTATCTTCAACAGCACAAGAGCTTTTATCTGCTAAAAATGGAACAGGTAATGCACTGACTTCTTATGTAATGGACAGTGCTTACACAGGTGATAAAGTATACGCTGAAACAGATACCTTTGATAACGTTCAATTAAATGTACCAGGATCAACTGTTAAAGCTGTTCAAACTTATGAAGCAACTGTGACATGGGCTTTGAGCTTAACACCAGAAGCATAA
- a CDS encoding WxL domain-containing protein — translation MNLKKLVLVGILSSSILGSSVALADEANREGNIPSKDTSELTEKEAAKAKSEGEIRFKLEDIDPDNPNNSGPLSINRISHIDFGEQVISGDDKVYHALYRAQDVSYDKEGVVEAGKHLPSYIQIKDNRATNAGWGLFVKSNGFHEVDGKTNSAGTSELTGAILSLTATKSVAKSVGNIVPTGLNKKVELGLDENYHPLVNAAKGEGMGLTDNLLGDELSAAPAGEKNTAITLSVPGTTAKVKDGKYTTELTWLLMSEPSADETGR, via the coding sequence ATGAACTTAAAAAAATTAGTATTGGTTGGTATTTTAAGCTCTAGTATTTTAGGAAGCTCCGTTGCATTAGCAGACGAAGCTAATCGTGAGGGAAATATTCCGTCAAAAGATACCTCAGAATTAACGGAAAAAGAAGCAGCTAAAGCAAAATCAGAAGGTGAAATTCGCTTTAAATTGGAAGACATAGATCCAGATAATCCAAACAACAGTGGTCCATTAAGTATTAATCGCATTTCGCATATTGATTTTGGTGAGCAAGTTATCTCTGGGGATGATAAAGTTTATCATGCACTGTATCGTGCACAAGACGTTTCTTATGATAAAGAAGGCGTCGTAGAAGCTGGAAAACACTTACCCTCTTACATCCAAATTAAGGACAATCGCGCAACAAATGCAGGTTGGGGTTTGTTTGTTAAAAGCAATGGGTTCCATGAAGTAGATGGAAAAACCAATTCAGCAGGAACATCGGAATTAACAGGGGCTATTTTAAGCTTAACTGCAACGAAATCAGTCGCAAAATCAGTTGGAAATATTGTTCCTACAGGATTGAATAAAAAGGTTGAGTTGGGGCTAGATGAAAATTACCATCCGCTAGTAAATGCTGCTAAGGGCGAAGGAATGGGACTAACAGACAATTTATTAGGTGACGAATTATCCGCAGCACCAGCAGGAGAAAAAAATACAGCGATTACCCTATCTGTACCAGGGACCACTGCTAAAGTAAAAGATGGTAAATATACGACTGAATTGACTTGGCTGCTAATGAGTGAACCCTCTGCAGACGAAACGGGAAGGTAG